The genomic stretch GTTCAACGTTTGGCAAATACAATATTAGATCAAGACGGAAGCGAAATATTTATAGAAGAAGAAATCACACACGCGATTTATTAAatcctaaatataatataatttatagaacCCCTCTAGTAGCGCCATCTATAGTTTATTTATCACTAAGTATTCAACCAGATAAGTTGCCGCTTTATATTGTAGCGTTATGACTAAGTTTACCGTTAAAATACTCCCAAATAACACAGTATACACGTACTCACGCCCTATAGCCCATGTAGCCCATAATGAAATGTGTCAGCGTAATACTACTATAGATGATACAATGATAGTAATCCAAATTACCTAACTACACCGTATTCATATCTCCATTCATCGCGGATCTAGAACGCTAGAACTAACACATgtgatgacattttttttccaTAATGTGGATCTAAATATCTAGCGCCatgattgtaatttattttagttgctGAATCTATGACACGTATTGCTAGATAACTTCAAGCTACAAAATGCTTAGTAGCATGTATACTCGCGGTAAGAGTCAGGTGTCATAGTACTGTTGATTTTTTGcgtataacatattttataaggcTATAGTAATAATATACAAAGAATTCTAGACTTTCCTGATTATAATTTACCAACAACATTAACTCTCatataatttgaaatgtatGAACAATAGACTGTATAATATGGAATTAAAACTCGAATAAAGCTGCTATTTCAATTACTATCCTCCAACTAAGGACAGTAACGATTCAATATCTATTGTAAGAACATTATATTGGCGGGATATTGCGTTTGATGGCCGAAATTCATATCATCTAAAAATCcagttatttttatagaaactcCATAAAACTAATGTCACAAGTGTTCGAGAATACAAAATGCGAGGAACGAATAGATACAAAAGAGCAGTGAATAGATGCTAggaattttttaaatatatattctcCGCTATACTATATGTATTCATCCCTCGAGTATTATTGACCCTCTCACCGCTAGGTTATCAATTTCGGCCGTGAACAGTATTTAGACAGACGAAGGTTTCCGTTTCCCGCAGGGGTTAGCCAGACACCAGTGGGTCGCCGGCAGCAGTAGCCGGGTGGGGCGGGCGGGTGGGGACGGCGCGTGCTATCGGCGCTGCTTGAGCGCGATGAGCTCGTCGAGCTGCGCCTTGTACAGCTGCGTGACGTCCTGCAGGTCCAGCCGCAGCTCGGCCATCTGCTCTTCCTTCTCGCCGTACATTTGGAGCAGCGCGTCGTATTGTTCTTGTACAGTCTGCAAGTAGTGGTGTGAAGATTAGATTATACTTGTAGTGGGTTTCGTGTAAGCAGTACCGTAATCAAAATACTGATCTAGTTACTTTAGGGTTTTATCTTAGAATTTATATATGTTTTTCattttctcataaaaaataattcagcaGTTTCAATGTGGCTATTtaactttacttattttttattaaaattttaaaaagcttttaacACAACATATGgaaatttttataacatgttatCAGTAATGAAGAGATTTTAGAGAAGTGTGATACAGTATACATACATGCATGTCGTCGAGCGCGGCCTGGCAGGTGGCGAGCTTGCGCGCGAGTTGCTCGCGGTCGTGCAGCAGCGAGTCTCGGTGCGCGGCGAGCGCGGCGAGCTCTGCGTCGCGGCGCCGCAGCGCGGACAGCGTGTCCTCCACGCACAGCGCACTGGCGGCCCCGCCACGGACTGGTACTCCCGACTCCTCCTGGATGAACACAATGTTGCTGTAAGCCTTACTTATCGTTAATAAAGGTAAAGTTcagtaaatagaaaaatactGAGTTCAACTTGATGAGTACTGTTGAGTATAtttactatatactatatagcGGACAATATTTCATTTCTTATGAAATACTAATTGTGGTCAATGGCTGTTCGAAGCCCGTTCAAGTGCGAACTTCTCATTTTGCCGACTTACCACTCTGTATGGTTAAGACAAACAATGAAGAAAGGACATATACAACGCATGGTATATACGTACAGAATGCCAGAAGGAAGCTGACAGGGAGTCCGAAATAATAGACTGCGAAGGGGACACCTCGCCACCACGACTCGATTGCTCCTGaaaaacacaaatggtaaaaaacaTGGATCCCTTCTTTTTCCACAAAACATCgatagcaataaaaataaatataaatgtatcgAAAGTACTACTACTAATAGCAACTTGTTTTACCGCGGGAAGGAATCGACATGACTGTGACAGTACCTGCAGTATGGCCGCCCTTTGTTTCTCGGCCTGCAGCGCCTCGCTCTGCTCGTGCAGCTGCAGCTCCAGCTGCTGCAGGCGCTGCTGCAGCTGCGACTGTTGCTGCAGGTGGCTAGACCGCTCCGTCTCCAGCTCTTCGTTTTTCCTGTACATTACAAACAGCAGTGTGTGAGATACCGTGGATTTGAGTCAACTTTACAAGCCTggatctatactaatattataaagctgaagagtttgtttgtttgtttgcgctaatctccggaactggttcgatttgaataattatttttgtgttggatagtgtatttatcgaggaaggctataggctataaaacatcacgctatgaccaataggagccaagcagaccgggtgaaaccgcgcggaagtagctagtgtaagATATATTTACTTGGCAATCTGCTCCTGGAGCTCCTGTATGCGCTGCTGATGCTGCAGGTCCCGCTGCGCCAGGTCGTGTAGTTGCTGGGCGTGCGCCTGCGCCGCGAGGTCGAGGTCCACGAGTCGGGCCTGCAGCGCGCTGCACTCGTCCCGCGACACCTGCTCGCGCTCCACCGCCGCCGCCAGCGCACGCTCCGCCTCCGCTGGATATACATTAAGATTCAGTATATTGAAACACAAGCCCCAGACCAAATTGCAAATGCATCCGTAAGCATCTGGTTTCTTGCTACGGTTCCACCATGGCGCGGATCTAAATCGAAGTTAACACGGAATACGCACCTAGTTGAATGGCGCGTTGCCTGAGAGTATGCGCGTGCGCACGGTCCCGGTCGAGCGCGGCGGCCTGCAGCTGCGCGAGCTGGGCCAGCACggcgcccgcgccccccgcgcccccgtcgcccccgcccccgcccccgccgcTGCTCTCTAGCGCACTGCAGGCCTCCCGCGCCTCCTGCAGCTCGCGCCGGAGGGCTTCCTCACGAGCTACCCACTTCTTCTCCTCTGCAATAAacacatcattatcattattctCAGCATCTTACCACTTATTGCTGCATACAAATCTCTACATTAGCACGTTACATAAACAAACTTTACATAAACTCACTTTATAAACAACAAAGCAAAGTTTTATAAGAGAAACCCATTTTTTCACACGAATGAGCCGGTTCCACCATAGCGATGTCTAGACCCTCTCACCCAATTCCCAATTTCCAAATGGTCAGGTAtcacacttgtaactcctccaTGAGCagcgttgattgcttaccatcacgatCCCCATAAAGAAGTGATCCACGAGAGTATACAGACCAGCCCTCCTGTCCTCCCGGAGCTGCGCGAGCTCGGTCCGCAGCCGCTGCAGGTCCTGCTCGACCAGCTTGGCATTATTCTGCGCGAGATGGGCGGCGGTGGCGCGGCGCGACAGGTCTGCACTGGTCCGCTGCAGCTCGGCCAGCTCGCGCCGCGCGCCCTCCAGCGACGCGCGGCTGCCTTCCAGCTTGTGCTGCGTGTCGTCCAGCTGACTCCGCGTCTacgcaatgtttatttatagtaaaacaaaaaactcgCCAAGATGAGCCTATCAACGTGCAAAGATAACTTTTGTCTTCGAAAATTCGGAAGAGGTTACTTTCTGTTTCCATTTCAAAATCATTAGGGGCATCGAGTTGGGGGCATCCCTCAACTAATTTTGTTGGGGGATGCTTGCTTTATACTACTTTATAGTAAACATACGATagtaatgtatttatgtaatgtataatACAACGCAAATCTTGGCGAATAGAGGTAAGTAATTCAAGCAACCTGATAGCTAAAAAGTGTCTAAAACCCTTGGTATTCAAAATATGTACTGTTATAGCCAGAAAACATCAGCAGGCATGTTTACAACACAATATTCAGTTAGTTGCTAGTCGCCGCGTCGCGTTTCGCAGCTGATAACGACTCCCGCGCGATAAGCCACacataaaatgaaacattataCCATACGATGGATATTTTATAACCGTTAGTTATGTCCTCATAGCTCTACGGTGGATGCAATTGCAATAGCTCATTGATCGAGAGGTTGCTATAGTAACCGTCTGTTTGAGAACACAGGTTCAGTCTTACAAATCTGAAATTCTTTGTAAACTGTACAGAATCGTATTCTGAAAGGTTTATAAACAAATCCTGACGCCTTTAATGCCTAAACACCCAGAAGTGTAGGCAGGAGCACATATAAATGTGACGCCCACATCTCACCAGTTATGATGTGTCACACAGGAATGAGAatgatgtaatttatttaaactagtaGTAATTGTAGTAAAGGACACACCTCCATGAGTTCAGTCTCTAGTTTCTTGTTGGCTGTGGTGAGCCGGTACACTGCTTCAATCTGGCTAACCTCCAGCTCCTCCTTAGCAGCTATGGACCTCTTCAGCCTGTCTAACTCCGCTGACTGCTCTGCTATTTTATCTCTGGaaattgtaacaataacatttaacaaattatttataactgtttacaataaaatcagaAGCTGACTAGTCAGCAACTAAAAAAAAGCAGATTCCCTTTAAGTTGATTCTGCTATAATACCCTCACTTGGCGGATCACAGAATCTCAGTTAGGTCACATCTTCTAAATCCAAGACATCACATAAAGCTATTAGTAGCTTGTACTAAAGCTTTTGCAACTGTTTAAATTGTTTGCAGTAACTATACCCAAAATACTACATGATGGCCCTACCTCAATCCCTTGATGACCTGTTCATTATCTTTCTCCTTGGCCCTCAGCTTCTTGATGATATTGGAGTGCTGCAGCTGCTGACGCGCCAGCTTCTCGCCTTCCTCCTGCAGCTGAGCTATCACCTCATCCTTCTCCTTAAGCGTGTTCTCCAGCTCCGATGAGTTCTTGCGTGAAGACGATTCTGACTTCACCTGGTCCAGTTGTTTTCGCAGCTGATCCTATttgattgtatttaaaaatgaatgaaactTGATCCTCCTACATGAGTGAGTCATAATAACAGTCCCACTTTATCATTGTAAtgatataaacaatatttaaaagctttgttttgttttactacACATTATTGGAaccacattttattattagttaatcaGAAATCTGTCCTTATCAAAGTAAtcagtattgtaaattaataagtaattgaCTCAAGGTTTTATACTGGCTAAAATATGCTTATCTATGAAACTGGAGCCACACATAACTAGTTAATACACattctttcattattttaagGAGGTTGACAATTGGCCATTTTCTATATTTAAGGAAACCATTGATAGTTACCTACTTTGAGAaagttaagaagtattatttttaagataaataaaagttcaaaCCTTTTCCCTGATGGCTTGTTGAAACTTCTTCTCCAGAGCAGACATTCTCTGTGTGTAGTCTTCTGTGATAGTATTAATGTCACCACCCTCGTGCTTCAACATCAGTGACTCCACTTGGCTCTTCAAGTCAGCATTGTTTTCTGCCAAGTCTGCATTATTCCTACTCATTTCCAACAGTCTGTTTTCTCTTGCTTCTAGCAGCTCTGCCATTTCACAAAGCCTCCTCATCAGTCTCTCATTCTCTGAGCCCTGGCTCTCATCACTTGTGTTACTCTGCACAGATGCCTCAGATAGCTCTCGGTTATGTCCCCTTATCTTTGTGGCTAAAGATTTACCTAATACTAGATCCACCAAGTTTGGGGAAGTTGTGCCATCAAACTTTGACTGTTTAAAAGCATATTTAGCAGGACTATTCCTAAAGCCATGACCATCTCCATTAGGACTAGGAATTATTTCAATATCTGAAGAAGTAGCTGTTTCTAGCTCATCTCCTGATGTGTGACCTGATGTCCGGTCTGACCCGATCTTGACCAAATCACTTTTACTATCAGAACTTATTGGAGAAGTTCTTTCTTTAACACTGCCATCCTTCTGTGAAGAGCTACTGCTAGATTCATTGCACTGCTGCTTCTCAACATTGACAAATGCAGAACTTTCAGACCTTAACATGTCACTAGAAACATTTACATTGTAGAATGATGACGAGTCACTCAATTTCTCAATGAGAACATCTTCCTGCTCTTTCTTCTGGTCTTCTGCAGTCATGTCCAAGTTAATACTGTCACCATCAGCATTTAAAGTTCTATCTGACCAAGAACCGTCATTGGAAGAATTCTCACTAATTTGCATTCTTTGTGGAACTAAGGCCTGCTCTAAATGCATCAATTCTTTTTCTATGACTTTCCTGCTTGCATCCGTTTTAATTACTTTGGTGAAGGGGCTTACAGACTTGTCATCAGTGTCCAGTACAGTGGGTGCTGTACACTCAGATATGGAGTTATAAGACATGGTGTCTTCATCATCGTCAGCTACTAAACTGACACTATCTGCAGTGTCTGCTTTTTCAGTCTTATCGCCTATTGGAGTAGACTTTTTGTCACTGTTATCTCCAGGAGACACACAAAGAGAAGATGAATTGCTATTTTTTTCACTAGAATAACTATCAAAACCAAGGCACTCTATTGAACTGGGACTCACCAGACTATCAGGTAATATTTCTACAGATTCGGAGTTATGCTTCTGTCCAGTGCTACTGCTGCGAGATATGGAATGTACAGAAGCCTCTGAGTCAGGCGTAGTCTTCAAGCTCTGGGACAAGACTTCTACAGAATCAGAACTATTCCTGCTTGAAACAAGTGACAGTCTATGAGATTTTGCTGAATCTCGCCGCTCATCCACCTTTGGTAGTTCATCTTTTAGAGATTTGGTTATTCTGTGATCCAATGCCTCGCTGTCAGACATAATGAGCTGACTTTTAGAGAACAAATCATCTTGACTACCATATTTACTGTCAGCAATAACATTCATAGACTTAGCTTTCGGTGGTCTCACGATTGTGGATTCTTCATCTTTAGGTTGCTCAAAGAAAGAGCCAGCAAACGAGCCCCAAATGCTCTGTGACGTGGACTTGGACGGGCTCTCTGTAACGACGGGCTGTTCCTTGATGGGAGTATTTTGCTCGCTCTCCGCACTCACTGTCAAACCCCACGACGAAAAGAAATCAGAGTTGTCTTTCTGTGGAGTGTTGCTGTGACCCGGAGACGACTTGGCGCTGGTCTGTGGCGTTGCCTCCTCTTCTGGCTCATCTCCACTTTCATCCTGGATGTCGAGAGCCTTGTCAATAGTTTTCTGCGCTTCTTTCAGCGCATTCTTAGCAAGGCTCGTAAGGCCTGACGTGTCGAACCAATTCATTGTGTCGGCACATTAGACAAAACACAGCACAATCACAGCTTATTCATAACACTGAATAACGTTTTACTATCACCCTTATAACTGATTCAATACCGTGATTGTTTTGAGATTATCCATGGAAATACACTTCAACTAATCACAACAAACCAGGTGACGTTtccattttgtttatgtatttcaCGAAAGAATTTGCAAttgtcaaattaatttattgaatttttatagCAAAATGTCTTGTAAGACTGGAAGATTTTAgaatataacaaattaaactataattttctaGTCGGAAGAGTGCCACGAAAAGTATGTGAACGACTGATTTGACGTTTGATAATGGCAAAAAAGAACATCATTTGACTTTGGCAGTGATCTAGATAGAGGCCCGGTTTTTCGCCTACTTTGACATAGCTCCAGTGGCGCAATTGGTTAGCGCACGGTACTTATAAGACAGTAGACGTGTGAGTAATGCCGGGGTTGTGAGTTCGAGCCTCACCTGGAGCAATATTTTTTGCTGCGTTTTACAAACCTTTAGTTGTTtagaaaacttatttatttaaatgtttgtcattttgaataattttcataacattttattttaatttataatttttctagAGCATATTTTTCTTACACAATGATTTCTCCTCAAAACATCACTTTTCTCTATAAATCACTAATAATTTCACACAGGATAATATCACTTCATAGaaatcattatttatgtatgtaataatgttGGGTTTGTATTTAATAGAACTGTGAAATCTTTCAGCCTCAGTAGGTACCAACTTTTTCCTCAACCCCGCTAGACTAGgttaatgtagaaaataaaacaataatggcATATTTACCATAgtttattatcttaaaataactACATTATATACAGAATGTGGTGAGACggtgacaaataaataaacaaaccttCATGAAgaataatttatctttatagGTTAATGTTTTTCTATTGTATTCATAATTTCTAGAGGCATTAAAActtatgtaaaaataagtacctacctaaggtacttatttttactgttaattactgttgttttgtaaaagcaAACCATTTATAGGTATATTAGTACTTGTTGTAACAAACTCTTTTTACATAGTTTTATCAGTTGAATTCTGCAAAGCTAGATAACATCTATTTGCACTGCattcaacataataataaactataGGTGCAGTGTGCATTGataagctgttttttttttcatttataaaccTAATTAGTCTTCAACACTAAACAACATGTattgttgtaaaaaatatggGGTTCTTGTATTGTTGGACgtcaatattcataaaatatggcTTTTATAAGCAATCAATAAAACAAGCAAACATCTGGTCGTTGAAACATACGCGCATTTATTAATTCAATAGATTGTTGTATTGATAACACACTGGAAAACTAGAATTAAGGTTTAGTTGATCAATAATATGAAACATCTTGAAAagttttctcttttatttttcaaattataaatagcTTATATTACAGACATTATCTAAAGGTAAGATAATTACCTTAAActtaaaatgtcaataaattataGTCTAATTTAAATACGTTAATGAAGAATCTGCAACTCGATTTTCATTTTATGAATAGCAAAAtacatgttattaaaataattgtatgtaattgtgaaataaaatttatttaacaaatagatAGACTGAAAATGTAttagtgttatatttttaaatacgtgTTAATATGACaatgtaatataaaatgtatagtcATTATTCTGGACAGAAgatctgattaaaaaaataaattaaatacactcAAGGAACTGCCAACATTGTTATGAAAATCATATCACAAtcacaaagttatatttatattacatatttatctattatataattttattacaactataAATAGAATAAGTACTAAGACTGCACACAATGATTTCTGGCAAAAAATAAACTGTCTGAACTGTGTTGACTGTAAGAATAAACTTGAAATTTAAGAAGTAAAAAAGTCAGTAAAAGAACGATAATGTTGGCGAATCGTATAGATAGATATCGACTAtccacataattaaaattaatggttTCCAACCACAATAGTTGCATTGACGATTTGTATGTATAGGATAGGTGTTGTCATAAGAATGCAGTgttatattgtaaacaaataacTAGTTACTTCTAATGGCTAAATAAAGGCTTGTTCACATCAAGCAACTGATATTAGCACACATGTACTCTAACAAATCATCCACATCACATGTGTAAACATACTGAACATATCTTTTTCAAATACTCCATATCGCACATTCTTTGAGAAACTGTTACTATGCTTACTTTTCCGTATGCAAAGTTATTGatgatttttaaaaattgtaactAACCAAATTAAATCAGTTTTAGTTTATCTAAATGCcttttaatttatcaaaatacattttcatctaAATACAATGAAAATCAACTGTAGTCATTTCAAATAGGACGTGCGATTATACCATTGTGCACAGGTCTATTGgaactaaataacattaataacgtATATTACACTACCCCCGTGTTGCCAGTAGTAGGGGGAGCTGGCTGTGAGAACATGAAGGTGCTCGCGTTCTGGAATATTTGCTTCTTCACAAACTCCGTGGTGGCAGACTTGAGGTTCTCCTTGGCTCCGAACTTGCACTTGATGTAGCCATACAGGTTGGCCCCCGTCAAGGTTAGTGCGATGAGGACTAGCAGCTGAGGACAAGAAACACATACATTCATTAAGTTCTGTTCATGTCACAGTTGTAtggtattttgtaaaatatatagaAGGTCAAACTTGTTCTCATCTTTTTCAATGTTCTTTCTCCTCATTTTTCCAAACAGGTAGAACTTTGCGGAATTAGTCTACAAACCTATAgtagtgttaaaaatatattacactgAGTATTGTTTTATAGCAGCATATTAATCATCGAAGTTAATCTACGCTTGCTGTTAATGACTAAGCCATGTCCTACAATCTTTATCTgataaaccatttaaaaatgtgttaataatgtttctcgtgaaataaaaatacctacttttgaaaattttgaTAACAATTGATCCGAAAGTAAGAAAATTGGAATAATTGCacagaaaaatataagtaactagataaaatacatgtaatacttataaataacaacatACCATCCATTTGAATTTGAGTCCAAACAAACAGAAGATGAAGAAAGTTGACCAGATGGCTGGGCACAGGATCAGCCCCATCCAGAATAGTCGGCTCTCATTCTGGTTCACTCGATTCTGGAATGTGAAACAGACTTATTTAGAAAaagttcaaatatattttatataatattagtaaagcaTGCAGTGTTATTGTATTAGTGTAGGATTTGCAAAACACTCACATTTACCTGTTTTGTCTCAAACACCCAATGGGATTTGCCATCGTCATCTACATAGTTCCACCATCGCAACCCAACTAATAGGCGTCCtgaaataaaaggaaattaaCTACTATATTTCTTTAGTTCATCATAGAGAATAGAGCATTAATCAGTTTATAAATATAGTCCACACTAGATATAATGACTTAACTTAATGTTATCTGATATACTTATGGGTTTCAAAGAAGATTCAGAGAAAATTTCCAACCTCCTTGCTCAGCTTGAAGATAATGGCAAAACCTATTTTAAATACTGGAGGCCCATAATCCAGTTGAGCAATGGACCTGTTTCTAGCTATTTGTgaacataaaacaattataataagacCTACCACTGATATTCTTGACAGTCCAGAAGTCTGCGGACAGCAGCAGGACAACTAACACAAAGCTGGCAATGAAGGAGTCGGAGAACCAGCCACACAGCATGTACACCACTATGGCAGAGCATCGGAATACCAAGTGGAAGAAAACTATGTATGGGTGCCTGGAAAGTATGAGTTACACTGTTAGGGAAATGCACACAAAACAATATATCATTGGTTAACTACTAAAAGTTAActgtatagatagataatatgCACACTAGGACTTTCAAGTATTAGGGTATTTTTTATCTCATTGCACAGTTGGCACAGTAGGCTAGATGATGATGGCCATATCAGAAAATACCTAGTTAATAGATTTTGTAACTAAACATACCATTAGTCCTGCTGAACATAACAAGTAAAATACAGCCTGTTCCTGTTCTGATAAGAGTGCCAACCTCCTAAACAAAATAGATAAAGAATAGGAGAAAGAATCAAATATTAGTTTAACATATGCTCTGGAATACTCACACAAACTGCTTATTAGCATTATCTTCTTCCCCGAAGGCGAGGGTGTCGTCGTCTAGCAGCGGCACCTGCGGCACACCTGGCTGTAAGTAGCGCGGTAACAACACTACATCAGCTCAAGCCGTGCAAAGCAAATCAACTATCCATCCACTATACTCTGTAGAGCTCAAAATTAACTTCTTTCTACATAATTAATTGCAAATCAAAACAGCTAGGGAGTAAATATCATGAATTGACTATAACACAATTACAATGTTGATGATAATGGTCTTGTAAATTAGGGaatgttatgaaaattattatcaaacagATTCCAAACATGTCAGACATCGTTAAAATTCCGAACTCAAGTACTTACGGTTGCCGAATTCATTGCTGGGTTATTCATCCTCGTTTGTAACTATACAGCGCTATTTTTAatccttattttattaattaaaatattgttaattgtaCACGCTCTacctactattataataattcgtCATCGatttataacaattttcaactttgtttttatattttgacattTGCTCGTGTATGCGATAGCTAGATTCAATTTACTTTTGTAAAACAGAGAGAAAAACCATTTAATGCTTCATTTTGTACTATTGTTGTCAAAAGTTGTGGAATATTATCACTAATTCTGATTCTGACATTGACAGCTTTTTGACGACAAGATTCAGTGACTGATGACATGTCAGATTAGGGATCCTCAAGTTTTAGAAAAATCCATAAAGAGATAGTGTTTTAGTCACCATTTATCTAAActcaattttgattaatttcaaagaaaagatgagtttaaaatacatgttcttttatgtgtatgtaccttgactaattttaaaatagagtAGAGCTTTCACCCACGAGATACATAATACGATCTGGCCGACCTGATAAAGATCACAAAGAACGGCTAGATGCAAGTCTTCTTGCAGGTCGAACTGAAAATCATTGGGAAAGAAACACACTATGATCAGCACTAGCAGTCAACGTGTTGTGGTTTGTAGCCACTTGTGTTATGTTTTTCTTGTGGTTATAGATGAGATGTGAGGATGATGAAAATGATGAATGATGGTAAATTTTAAAAACGACAGGCTGCTAAAGTTCCTTGTAACCAAGGCAAAACACCTATTGTCTTACCTACGATGTCATAAATCTATATTTGTTCATgtttttacattataaataataaaagtagagAATTTAATGAACGCATCGTTGAATAATTTTCAAACGA from Spodoptera frugiperda isolate SF20-4 chromosome 4, AGI-APGP_CSIRO_Sfru_2.0, whole genome shotgun sequence encodes the following:
- the LOC118272844 gene encoding uncharacterized Golgi apparatus membrane protein-like protein CG5021 isoform X2 — translated: MNNPAMNSATPGVPQVPLLDDDTLAFGEEDNANKQFVHPYIVFFHLVFRCSAIVVYMLCGWFSDSFIASFVLVVLLLSADFWTVKNISGRLLVGLRWWNYVDDDGKSHWVFETKQVNNRVNQNESRLFWMGLILCPAIWSTFFIFCLFGLKFKWMLLVLIALTLTGANLYGYIKCKFGAKENLKSATTEFVKKQIFQNASTFMFSQPAPPTTGNTGVV
- the LOC118272844 gene encoding uncharacterized Golgi apparatus membrane protein-like protein CG5021 isoform X3, translating into MNNPAMNSATVPLLDDDTLAFGEEDNANKQFVHPYIVFFHLVFRCSAIVVYMLCGWFSDSFIASFVLVVLLLSADFWTVKNISGRLLVGLRWWNYVDDDGKSHWVFETKQVNNRVNQNESRLFWMGLILCPAIWSTFFIFCLFGLKFKWMLLVLIALTLTGANLYGYIKCKFGAKENLKSATTEFVKKQIFQNASTFMFSQPAPPTTGNTGVV
- the LOC118272437 gene encoding TATA element modulatory factor produces the protein MNWFDTSGLTSLAKNALKEAQKTIDKALDIQDESGDEPEEEATPQTSAKSSPGHSNTPQKDNSDFFSSWGLTVSAESEQNTPIKEQPVVTESPSKSTSQSIWGSFAGSFFEQPKDEESTIVRPPKAKSMNVIADSKYGSQDDLFSKSQLIMSDSEALDHRITKSLKDELPKVDERRDSAKSHRLSLVSSRNSSDSVEVLSQSLKTTPDSEASVHSISRSSSTGQKHNSESVEILPDSLVSPSSIECLGFDSYSSEKNSNSSSLCVSPGDNSDKKSTPIGDKTEKADTADSVSLVADDDEDTMSYNSISECTAPTVLDTDDKSVSPFTKVIKTDASRKVIEKELMHLEQALVPQRMQISENSSNDGSWSDRTLNADGDSINLDMTAEDQKKEQEDVLIEKLSDSSSFYNVNVSSDMLRSESSAFVNVEKQQCNESSSSSSQKDGSVKERTSPISSDSKSDLVKIGSDRTSGHTSGDELETATSSDIEIIPSPNGDGHGFRNSPAKYAFKQSKFDGTTSPNLVDLVLGKSLATKIRGHNRELSEASVQSNTSDESQGSENERLMRRLCEMAELLEARENRLLEMSRNNADLAENNADLKSQVESLMLKHEGGDINTITEDYTQRMSALEKKFQQAIREKDQLRKQLDQVKSESSSRKNSSELENTLKEKDEVIAQLQEEGEKLARQQLQHSNIIKKLRAKEKDNEQVIKGLRDKIAEQSAELDRLKRSIAAKEELEVSQIEAVYRLTTANKKLETELMETRSQLDDTQHKLEGSRASLEGARRELAELQRTSADLSRRATAAHLAQNNAKLVEQDLQRLRTELAQLREDRRAEEKKWVAREEALRRELQEAREACSALESSGGGGGGGDGGAGGAGAVLAQLAQLQAAALDRDRAHAHTLRQRAIQLAEAERALAAAVEREQVSRDECSALQARLVDLDLAAQAHAQQLHDLAQRDLQHQQRIQELQEQIAKKNEELETERSSHLQQQSQLQQRLQQLELQLHEQSEALQAEKQRAAILQEQSSRGGEVSPSQSIISDSLSASFWHSEESGVPVRGGAASALCVEDTLSALRRRDAELAALAAHRDSLLHDREQLARKLATCQAALDDMHTVQEQYDALLQMYGEKEEQMAELRLDLQDVTQLYKAQLDELIALKQRR
- the LOC118272844 gene encoding uncharacterized Golgi apparatus membrane protein-like protein CG5021 isoform X1, coding for MNNPAMNSATPGVPQVPLLDDDTLAFGEEDNANKQFVHPYIVFFHLVFRCSAIVVYMLCGWFSDSFIASFVLVVLLLSADFWTVKNISGRLLVGLRWWNYVDDDGKSHWVFETKQNRVNQNESRLFWMGLILCPAIWSTFFIFCLFGLKFKWMLLVLIALTLTGANLYGYIKCKFGAKENLKSATTEFVKKQIFQNASTFMFSQPAPPTTGNTGVV
- the LOC118272844 gene encoding uncharacterized Golgi apparatus membrane protein-like protein CG5021 isoform X4; this encodes MNNPAMNSATVPLLDDDTLAFGEEDNANKQFVHPYIVFFHLVFRCSAIVVYMLCGWFSDSFIASFVLVVLLLSADFWTVKNISGRLLVGLRWWNYVDDDGKSHWVFETKQNRVNQNESRLFWMGLILCPAIWSTFFIFCLFGLKFKWMLLVLIALTLTGANLYGYIKCKFGAKENLKSATTEFVKKQIFQNASTFMFSQPAPPTTGNTGVV